The Colias croceus chromosome 11, ilColCroc2.1 genome has a segment encoding these proteins:
- the LOC123695391 gene encoding uncharacterized protein LOC123695391 isoform X3: MWYTWITLLLVCALVQANVPGEAGPATEVTGQVVDVTGRVADEAGPLENVARSNEDTTGKLANADAVKTEETTNVPDLAAKAGPVGLDINPVTEVPIPVATTRAQPRTLDRQAAELAWRTWLQSPESGNPNGPPRRITTKSLFITPLVCSKGQRLDRNGCVQTVTVNKDEHERILLEQLNALFMNSTPSNNGDVLYDYGEEEPGPLQLSIPIGLDPSTQNRDTNPLNIDKKEENMLNDASSIEAELELLKLQQAQGRLNDTGADNTNILSHNVLNNLLYSDKPKRDSPMVNSNETSSQELPDDGQKELVYGHVNVDPVLYDTDSQNEDSNISNQPIKKDSSDTVNGTAVDAHNETKISDEQMSMPSLSSKDEDETKLNPENDYSDIGEAIKLISRYAEVSTDDNFSKNDNKFRNSDDSILGTRTKLQYRRNKLKDSVILKDVPSNSPASDSLLVQTSLHGRPGVLYRYPNENVSPPANYPFKRLQDYWPGRNQVGGVYNNIHQNPKRHHHSYPHYFRPRGYPVDYPDVHSRIVYPGFQHYPHKILQHSASPVRSQYNDQDIYSLLGLRHWFSSEGASKR; the protein is encoded by the exons ATGTGGTACACGTGGATTACGTTACTGCTGGTGTGCGCACTGGTGCAGGCGAATGTACCGGGGGAAGCCGGGCCGGCGACGGAAGTGACTGGTCAAGTTGTGGATGTAACTGGCCGGGTTGCTGATGAGGCCGGCCCGCTTGAAAATGTAGCTCGTTCGAATGAGGATACAACCGGCAAACTTGCCAATGCCGATGCAGTAAAGACCGAGGAAACTACAAATGTACCTGATCTGGCTGCCAAAGCCGGTCCAGTTGGACTAGACATCAACCCGGTCACAGAAGTACCTATACCCGTGGCCACTACTCGTGCTCAGCCACGCACCCTTGACCGACAAGCCGCAGAACTCGCCTGGCGCACTTGGCTTCAAAGCCCTGAAAGTGGCAATCCTAATGGACCTCCAAGAAGAATCACTACTAAATCACTATTTATCACGCCTTTAGTTTGCTCGAAAGGCCAAAGGCTCGATAGGAATGGATGTGTACAG acAGTGACAGTCAACAAGGACGAACATGAACGCATTTTACTGGAACAGTTAAATGCTTTGTTTATGAACTCCACACCTTCTAATAACGGTGACGTACTCTATGACTACGGCGAAGAGGAACCCGGCCCTCTTCAACTCTCTATACCAATTGGACTGGATCCATCTACGCAG aACCGCGATACCAATCCACTCAATATCgataaaaaagaagaaaacatgCTAAACGATGCTAGTAGCATCGAAGCTGAGTTAGAACTTCTAAAACTACAACAAGCACAAGGCCGCCTTAATGACACTGGAGCtgataatacaaatattttatcacacAATGTCTTAAACAACTTACTTTATTCCGACAAACCAAAACGAGATAGTCCAATGGTCAATTCGAATGAAACCAGTAGCCAAGAACTACCCGACGATGGACAAAAGGAATTAGTTTATGGTCATGTTAATGTAGATCCGGTTCTTTATGACACTGATAGCCAAAATGAAGATtctaatatttcaaatcaacCAATCAAAAAAGATTCTTCCGACACTGTAAATGGCACTGCTGTTGACGCTCATAATGAAACGAAAATATCGGATGAACAAATGAGCATGCCTTCGCTTTCATCTAAAGATGAAGATGAAACTAAACTTAACCCAGAAAACGACTACTCGGATATTGGGGAGGCAATTAAGTTGATCAGTAGATATGCCGAAGTGTCAACTGatgataatttttcaaaaaatgacAACAAATTTAGAAATTCGGACGACTCTATACTAGGTACTCGCACGAAACTACAATACCGCCGTAATAAGCTAAAAGATTCTGTAATTTTGAAAGATGTTCCGTCTAATTCGCCTGCATCAGACTCACTACTTGTACAAACAAGTCTTCATGGTAGACCTGGCGTTCTTTATAGGTATCCAAACGAAAATGTATCACCACCGGCAAATTATCCTTTTAAACGTTTGCAAGACTATTGGCCAGGAAGAAACCAGGTTGGAGGTGTTTACAATAACATACATCAAAATCCAAAACGGCACCATCATTCATATCCTCATTATTTCCGGCCTCGTGGCTATCCC